AACTCAGAACAATCTTTCTCATCTCAGTCATTTTCTAATCTGAATATTTCACTCGCAAAATGCTCAATATAAGGACCCACACCCGTGCCATGAGTGCCTCCCGACAATGTGGTGAATGAAACCACATTAGCAGAAGCTCCATTGGCAATGAGTTTTGCATACACATCTACCGAATTTTGATAAGGAACCGTAATATCTGCATCCCCATGATACATAAACATCGGAATGGTAGGTGTCCAGTCTGTCAGGCTATTTTCAAGAAAAGCCTCTTTCACAAAAGCGTATGCCGGCATATCAACACCCGCAATAAATTGGGGGTTTAACAATATTGAAAGCTCGTCACTCAAGAGTGCATTGATTTCACCTCCACTTTTGGACCCATCAAAATATCCTGGAATGGCGGCAGCATAGGGTTCATTAAAAAACACATTTAACTCCTGATTCCAATCATAAGTCGTCTTGTAAGCATAGGCCACATAAGCCAGGAAAAAAGGCTGATGATAGGTATCAAGCGTAAAGAAGTATTCCTGAAAGGCTTTGACATCATACCCACCGGAAGATGGGAAAGATGCTTTCAGGTCATAGTACGCCATACCCACTTCCTCGACATACTTGTGTGTAGCCATGGTAGCATACCCGCCCTGAGAATAACCAGCCAGATACAATTCATCATCGATGGACATTTCCAAATCCGCCACCAGCTGCCTGGAAGCATAAATGCCATTGACGACAGAAGTGGCCGTAAGGTCTTCCACATAGTATGGATGCATGAGATCACCCGATGCTCCAAAACCGATAAAGTCTGGCAGGATCACCACAAGCCCTGTGCTAGCCAATGCCGAAGCAAAAATGATTTGACCATCTGAAAGCTCCAGATTGGTTGGGGCCTCTGCCTCCGAAGCAATGGTACCGTGCTGAAAGCTGACTGTGGACACCGTATCCTCCGTATTGGGTAGCATAATCACTGCCGAGGCGGTGATGGAATCTCCCTTATAGTCAGTCTTATAAGTGATTTTATACAAGGTCACATCATGAACCATCAGGTTAACATCCACATCCAAACCGGACAATGATATGAAGGCACGCAGATCCCCTGCAGGACGTGAAAATATGCGGGTGGCTTCTACGAGCGTTTGTGGAGATGCCTCTACCTTTTCTTCCTTAGGAGTGACATCCTCATCCTTGCAACTTCCGAGGAGCATCAGCATCCCGAGGCCACCTCCCAATATCCATAATTTCATCTCCTTCATCATCCTGACTTTAAAAGTTCTATACCAAAATAGGTGCGTCTGATTCCTTGTCTACCACATCCTTTTCTATACGGAGTTTGTCGATGATAAACTCCTGACGATCAGGGGTGTTTTTACCCATGTAAAACCTCAGCAGATCCTTGAT
This Marinoscillum sp. 108 DNA region includes the following protein-coding sequences:
- a CDS encoding S9 family peptidase gives rise to the protein MKLWILGGGLGMLMLLGSCKDEDVTPKEEKVEASPQTLVEATRIFSRPAGDLRAFISLSGLDVDVNLMVHDVTLYKITYKTDYKGDSITASAVIMLPNTEDTVSTVSFQHGTIASEAEAPTNLELSDGQIIFASALASTGLVVILPDFIGFGASGDLMHPYYVEDLTATSVVNGIYASRQLVADLEMSIDDELYLAGYSQGGYATMATHKYVEEVGMAYYDLKASFPSSGGYDVKAFQEYFFTLDTYHQPFFLAYVAYAYKTTYDWNQELNVFFNEPYAAAIPGYFDGSKSGGEINALLSDELSILLNPQFIAGVDMPAYAFVKEAFLENSLTDWTPTIPMFMYHGDADITVPYQNSVDVYAKLIANGASANVVSFTTLSGGTHGTGVGPYIEHFASEIFRLEND